DNA from Parageobacillus thermoglucosidasius:
CTGGTCGGAGATGTAAAAGCGAAAGATGTGATAAGGCCAACCAATATTGAAAATCTACATATTATCCCGGCAACCATCCAGTTGGCGGGGGCGGAAATTGAACTCGTATCGGTCATTTCCCGCGAAATCCGCTTAAAAAATGCGCTCGATCCGTTGCGGGAAGCCTATGACTTTATCATTATTGATTGTCCTCCTTCGTTGGGGCTTTTAACGTTAAACGCGTTAACGGCAGCCAGTTCTGTCCTTATTCCCGTGCAATGCGAATATTATGCGCTTGAAGGGCTTAGTCAGCTATTAAATACAATTCGGCTTGTACAAAAACATCTGAATAATGAATTGCGGCTGGAAGGCGTTTTGCTAACGATGCTGGATGCCCGCACGAATTTAGGGATTCAAGTGATTGAAGAAGTTAAAAAATATTTCCGTGAAAAAGTATATAGCACCATCATCCCGCGAAATGTCCGGTTAAGCGAAGCGCCAAGCCACGGAAAACCGATTATTGTTTACGACATTAAATCGCGGGGCGCAGAAGTATATTTAGAGTTAGCGAAGGAGGTGTTAGAGCGTGGCTAAAGGCCTCGGAAAAGGGATCGATGCGCTGTTTTCCCATTTGGCGTTAAAGGATGAAGAGACGATAAAAGAAGTGGATATTCACCAGCTCCATCCAAATCCTTACCAGCCGCGGAAAACGTTTCATCCGGAAGCGATTGAAGAATTGAAACAGTCGATTTTGCAGCACGGAATTTTGCAGCCGCTTATCGTGCGGAAAAGTATAAAAGGGTTTGAGATTGTCGTCGGGGAACGGCGTTATCGCGCCGCAAAAGAAGCAAACTTGGAAACCGTTCCGGTCGTTGTCCGGGAATTGACGGATCAACAAATGATGGAATTTGCACTGTTGGAAAATTTGCAGCGTGAAGATTTAAACCCGATTGAAGAAGCAATGGCGTATAAAACGCTGATGGATCAATTGCGGCTAACGCAAGAGGAAATTGCCATCCGTGTTGGGAAAAGTCGCCCCCATATCGCCAACCATCTTCGTTTATTATCATTGCCAAAGGACGTGCAAAAACTGATTGTAGATGGAACGATTTCGATGGGGCATGGGCGGGCGCTGTTGGGGCTCAAGCACAAAAATAAGATGAAGCTCATTGTGGACCGCATTATTCGCGAGCAGTTAAACGTCCGCCAGCTAGAGAAGCTCATTCAAGAAATGAACAAAAATGTTTCACGTGAAACACCGAAGCGAAAACCAGTGGAAAAAAGCGTGTTTTTGAAAGAAAGCGAATCATTGTTACGGGAAAAACTCGGAACGAATGTAACGATTAAGCAAACCCGAAAAAAAGGGAAAATCGAGATTGAATTTTTCTCTTCTGAAGATTTAGAAAGAATATTAGAATTATTAAATGTGCGATTCGATGAATAAGCAAGCCATCATATTGGTGGTTTATTTTTTTGCGGCAATGAACAGGGGGAAATAGCATCGTGGTGCTGTTAGGGACGATTGTGAATGGGATTTGCATTGTGGTCGGGGCATTGTTAGGAAAATTGTTTGATAATATTCCCGAGCGGTTGAAAGAAACGGTCATGGGCGGAATCGGGCTTGCCGTAGCGCTGCTCGGGATTCAAATGGGAATGAAAAGCGAACAATTTCTCATTGTCATTTTTAGTCTTGTTTTTGGCGGAGTGTTAGGAGAAATATGGGATTGGGATCGCAAGTTAAATCAGCTGGGAGAATGGATCGAGAAAAAAATGGGAGGAAACAAGCAAGGAAATATTGCGAAAGGGTTCGTCAGCGCCACATTATTATTTGTCATTGGCGCTATGGCGATTGTCGGCGCGCTTGATAGCGGATTGCGCGGCGATCACCGCGTTTTGTACACGAAATCAATTTTGGACGGCTTCACGAGCGTTATTTTAACGACGTCCCTTGGCATTGGCGTTATTTTTTCGGCAATCCCCGTCGTGATGTATGAAGGGGGAATCGCGCTGCTTGCTACGCAAATTGAGCGGTGGGTGCCAAAAGAAATCGTCGATTCGTTTATTGCCGAATCGACTGCAACGGGGGGAATTTTAATTATTGCGATTGGTTTAAACATGATCGGGGTGACGAATATACGCGTAGCGAATTTGCTGCCTAGCATTATTGTAACTGCTTTGGCGGTTTCTGTTCTTTATTTTTTTTGAATCCATCCGTCGGAACAATTAGAACGGCTGATGGCGTGTTTTGATAATGGATGTGTTTTCAAGATATTCTTTCCGGCTTAACTGCCGATCTGCTTCATCAATGCCATTTGCAATCGCTTTTGCCATGTTCATGACGAGATGGAGGCGGGTATTTTGCAAAACGAAAAATTCCATAAACCCGCTAACATTGACTACGCCGGTAATGTGAAGGTCGCCGACGGGAGGAAGCTGTTTATTCACTCCGGCGCCCGGCCGTACCGGCCCTTTCGCGACTGTTATAGCGCCGACGCTTTTGAACCTTCCTAAGCAGGCGTCAATGGCAATCATCAATGCGTCATGATGAATAGCGCGAATCGCAGTGATTTTTTCTTCCAAGTTTACGGCGTGAATTGGCTCTTCTAACGTTCCATATACATGAAAATGTGAAAGATGTTTCTCTTTTAACATGGTGCCGACAAGCGGCCCAAGCGAATCTCCTGTCGAACGGTCTGTGCCGATGCAAACAATGGCAGCAGGCTGCGATAAAGGAAAAGGAAGCAGTGAAAGAAGCCGCAGCGCTATTAATGAAGCAGCTCCTTGTTCATCGTGAAAAATATGTTCTTTTTCATTTTTTGGCGAGAAAAAAATAGATGATATACCCATCATACGTCACTCCTAAAATTTCACTTCAAGTATTAACAGTATACGGAAAACGCGAAAATTATATACATTCGGGCCTTTGTTTTGTTTATTACTACAAATTGATTGGCGATCTTGCTAAAATAAAAGAGGTGAAAATGCAAAACGACGCAGAGGTGTGAACAACATTGGATACAGTGAAAAAGATTTTGGATCGTTTATTCGGATTCGCCACAAATGAAGAGTTTTGGGTGAATTTAGGAGTAGGGGCACTCAAAATCACCGCTATTTTATTGCTGTGTTTTATTATTTTAAAAATTTTAAAAATTGCTGTCCATAATATTTTTAAAATGCGGCAAAAGGCGCCGATCCGTATTTCCGAGCGCCGGGAAGCGACGCTGGCAAGATTGCTTGATAATGTGATTACGTACGTATTATGTTTTATTGCGCTCATTATGATTTTAGATACGTTTGGCGTAGAAGTGAAAGCGATTTTGGCAGGCGCCGGCATTGTCGGGCTTGCCGTCGGTTTTGGCGCGCAAAGTTTAGTGAAAGATGTCATTACCGGGTTTTTTATTATTTTTGAAGACCAGTTCGCTGTCGGAGATTACGTGCGAATCGGCAATTTCGAAGGATATGTTGAGTCAATTGGCCTGAGGGTAACGAAAATTAAAAGCTGGACAGGGGAAGTTCATATTTTGCCAAATGGAAGCATTACGCAAGTGACAAATTATTCCTTAAATAATAGTGTTGCCGTAGTGGATGTCAGCATCGCTTATGAAGAAGACATCGAAAAGGCAGAGGAAGCGATTTGCGAACTTCTGCCGCAGCTGCCGGAAAAATATGAAGATATGGTGGCTCCACCTGAGTTGTTAGGCGTGCAAAATTTGGCTAGTTCTGAAGTAGTGCTGCGCATTGTTTGTGAAACAAAACCAATGCGCCATGTTTCGGTCGCAAGAGCAATTCGAAAAGAAGTAAAAATGCATTTGGACAAAAAGGGAATCGAAATTCCTTTTCCGCGTCTTGTTATGTATAATCGTCAAGGCCAGGAAAATGGAGCGGCTTCGCAAACGAAGAAAGAAAACGCCTAAGCAAAAGGTGGGGGTGAGCGGATGGATAAAGAATTTGGATTGTATGATATCGTCGAGATGAAAAAGCCGCATCCGTGCGGCACGAACCGATGGAAAGTAATCCGTTTGGGCGCCGATATCCGCATTAAATGCGAAGGCTGTGCCCATAGCGTGCTGCTGCCGCGAAAAGAATTTGTGAGAAAGATGAAAAAAGTGTTAGTCAAGCATGAGGAATAACAACCTCATGCTCTTTCTGTAGCAAAAAGAGGAGAGAAGGGTTATGGAAGAAATACATGTCACATCGTGCCCGTTGAATTGCTGGGATGTGTGCGGGTTAAAAGTGACCGTCCGAGACGGAAAAGTGGCAAAAGTGGATGGAGATGAAACACATCCGATTACGCAGGGGAAGATTTGCGCCCGTGGCCGCATGCTCAAGGAGCGGGCAAATTCAAGCGAACGCCTTTTGTATCCGTTAAAAAAAGTGAATGGTCAGTTTGTCCGCATTTCATGGGAGCAGGCGCTCGATGAAGTGGCGGACAAACTGAGGGAAATAAAAGACCGCTATGGGACGACCGCTGTCCTGCATAGCCATGATTACGCGAATAACGGGCTGTTAAAAAATTTAGACAAGCGGTTTTTTAATTGTTACGGCGGTGTGACAGAGCTGACTGGCAGCTTGTGCTGGGGGGCTGGCATTGAGGCGCAAACGTGGGATTTCGGCAATTCTTACAGCCATGCTCCAGAAGATATCCAAAACAGCCGCCATGTCGTCATTTGGGGGAGAAACGTAGCGCGAACGAATATGCATTTGTTTCAGCATCTTCTCGCTGCCAAAAAACGGGGGACAAAAATTATCGTCATTGATCCGCTGTTCCAGCAAACGGCGCAAATCGCTGATATGTATGTATCGGTGAAGCCGGGGATGGATGCGTTTTTGGCGATGGGAATTATGAAGGAAATGCTGCGCCTTGGTTTAGAAGATCGCGTGTTTATTGCGCGGCATACGGTTGGGTTTTCCGATGTCGAAGCGATGCTCGAAAACATAACAATGGAAAAAATGGAGCAGCTTACTGAAGTAGACCGCAGTGTGATGACAGAATTAGCCATGATTTACGGAAACCGTCCGACTGCAACATATTTGGGGCTTGGCATGCAGCGATATGCCAATGGCGGCAATACGATCCGCTGGATTGACGCGCTTGTAGCGATAAGCGGCAATGTTGGCATTCCGGGAGGCGGGGCGAATTTTGGCAATCTGCAAGTCGGGCAATGCTTTGATATTGCCGCGCTCGCGCTTCCTAAGCGGAAAACGGCGTCCCGCACGTTTACGATGATGAAGCAGGCGGAAGGCATTTTGCAGGCGGCAAATCCTGAAATAAAAATGATCATCGTCACATGTGGCAACCCGCTTACACAAGTGCCAAACACGAACTTAGTGAAAAAGGCGTTCCAGTCCGTGGATACGGTTGTTGTATTCGAACAATTTATGACCGATACCGCTGCGCTTGCGGATTACGTATTGCCAGTAACAACGGTGTTTGAAGAGGAAGACGTTTATTACTCTTCCATGTATCACGCTTATGTCAATTATGGGCCAAAGCTGGTCAAGCCGCCGGGTGAGGCCAAATCCGATCTTTGGATTTGGGCGGAGCTGGCGAAGCGGCTTGGTTTTGCCGCTGATTTTGCTTATACAAGGGAAGAATTTTTAAAAATGGGGCTGAAGCCGTTGCAACGACACGGCATTACGCTCGAGCGGCTGAAAAAAGAAAAACATCTGCTTCTCCCGGTTCAGCCCGTCCCATGGAGCGATTACCGTTTCCAAACGCCAAGCGGCAAATATGAGTTTACTTCCGCGTTGGCGCAGCGAAAGGGAATGAACGGCAAACTGCAAATCATGTATCCGGCCGAGTCGGAAATCGCTAATCCGCTATTAGCGAAAAAATATCCGTACCGTTTGTTGACGATTCACCCGCTTCGCTCCAACCACTCGCAACATTACCATCTTGTTGAATCGATTCAGTCTCTTAAAATTGAAGTATCGAAAGATGTTGCCGAGGACAAAGGGTTGGCGGAGGGAGATAAAGCGAGAGTGTTTAATGACCGCGGCGAATTAATAGGAACGGTAAAAATCCTTGCTAAAGCTCATCCGAAAACGATCAATATTGATGAAGGGCAATGGGCGAAATTTGGCGGCTCGGTCAATGTATTAACATCGGACCGCGAATCGGACAACAGATATGGCAGCACTTTATATGACTGTTTAGTCAATATCGAAAAAGCGGAAAATGACTAGCGCACGGAGGCGCTTGTCATTTTCTTTTGTACTCACTATAATGAGGAAAGACATGGACGGAAGCTCAATTCCTTATTTATTTGCGGCAAATTCCGTTTTCAGCCCATTTGCATTTGCGTCACTGGTTTTGATTTTTTCTTTTTTGGCACGATCCCTTGGAGTGAATTATGTGAACGGAAAAGAGGAGTGGAAACGATGGGATTAACAGCAGGAATTGTCGGTTTGCCAAACGTCGGAAAATCGACGCTGTTTAATGCGATTACAAAAGCGGGGGCAGAATCCGCCAACTACCCTTTCTGTACGATCGAGCCGAATGTCGGCATTGTCGAAGTGCCGGATGAACGGTTGAAAGTGTTGACGGAAATGTTCAATCCGAAGCGTACAGTGCCGACCGTGTTCGAATTTACTGATATCGCTGGCATTGTCAAAGGAGCGAGCAAAGGCGAAGGGCTTGGCAATAAATTTTTATCGCACATTCGCCAAGTCGATGCGATCTGTCAAGTCGTCCGTTGTTTTACGGATGAAAATATCACCCATGTGGCGGGAAAAGTCGATCCGCTTGCTGACATTGAAACGATCAATTTGGAGCTCATTTTCGCCGACTTAGAAACGGTCGATAAACGCATAGACCGCGTCGGCAAAATCGCCAAACAAAAAGATAAAGACGCTATGTTTGAATACGATATTCTCATGCGCCTAAAAGAAACGTTTGAAGCAGGAAAACCGGCGCGCACGCTTTCCTTTACAGAAGAGGAAATGAAAGTGGTAAAACAGCTTCATCTATTAACGATAAAACCGATGTTGTATGTCGCAAACGTCGGGGAAGAAGATGTCGCCAATCCAGATGCCAACCCGTTTGTCCAACAAGTCCGCGAATTTGCGCAAAGCGATAATGCCGAGGTAATCGTTGTTTGCGCCAAAATCGAAGAAGAAATCGCACAATTGGAGGATGAGGAAAAAGAGCTGTTTTTACAAGAACTTGGCATCGAACAATCGGGGCTGGACCAATTAATTCGCGCGTCATATAATTTGCTCGGATTGGCAACGTTCTTTACTGCCGGGGAACAAGAAGTGCGCGCGTGGACGTTCCGGCGGGGGATGAAAGCCCCAGAGTGCGCGGGAATTATTCACTCAGATTTTGAACGGGGATTTATTCGCGCGGAAACGGTTTCTTACGAGGATTTAGTCGCAGCCGGATCGATGGCGGCAGCGCGCGAGGCAGGAAAAATCCGGTTAGAAGGAAAAGATTATGAAGTGCAAGATGGCGATATTATTTATTTCCGCTTTAATGTTTAATATTGCTTATCGTTTTTTGCCATGATATAATCAAATAACGTGAGTAATTGTTTACTCCTTGCCCTTCTCGAAAGGGCCGTTTAGACCAAAAGGAGGTGACGAACGTGAGAAAATACGAAATTATGTACATCATCCGCCCAAATTTAGACGATGAAGCGAGACAAGCATTAGTGGATCGTTTCAATAATATTTTAAAAGAAAACGGTGCGGAAATTACAAACGTGACGGATTGGGGAAAACGCCGTTTAGCGTATGAGATTAAAAAATACCGCGATGGTTACTACATGATTATTAACGTTGTGTCTGAGCCAAAAGCGGTGCAAGAATTTGACCGTTTAGCGCGAATCAGTGATGATATTATCCGTCATATTGTCGTAAGAGAAGAAGAATAATTTTTTTGGAAATTAAGAGGTGGTTCTGATGATTAATCGCGTAATTCTTGTGGGAAGGCTGACGAGAGATCCGGAATTACGCTATACTCCAAGTGGGGTGGCTGTTGCTACATTTACGCTTGCTGTCAACCGCCCGTTTACAAACCAGCAAGGTGAACGGGAAACGGATTTTATTAACTGCGTCGTTTGGCGGCGCCAGGCGGAAAATGTCGCGAATTTCTTGAAAAAGGGAAGTTTAGCCGGAGTAGACGGTCGTTTGCAAACCCGCAGCTATGAAGGTCAAGATGGCAGACGTGTGTATGTGACGGAAGTGGTTGCTGATAGCGTCCAATTTCTTGAGCCGAAAAGTAGCACTGAACAGCGTGGCACGGCAGCAGGCGGCTATTATGGGGAGCCATTCCCATTTGGACAAAATCAGAACCATCGCAACCCAAATGAAAATGATTTTAGTCGCATAGATGAAGATCCTTTTGCAAACGATGGACAACCGATCGATATTTCAGACGATGATTTGCCGTTTTAATAAAGCGGAAATCCCCTTGATCGGATAGACAGCAAGGAAAGGAGGATGCATGATGGCAGGGCGTAAAGGCGGACGTGCAAAACGCCGGAAAGTATGCTATTTTACAGCGAACGGAATTACGCATATCGACTATAAAGATGTCGATTTGCTGAAAAAATTCATTTCTGAGCGCGGCAAAATTTTACCTCGCCGTGTGACCGGCACAAGCGCGAAATACCAACGCAAATTAACAGTGGCGATTAAACGCGCTCGTCAAATGGCGTTATTGCCATACGTAGCAGACGAATAAAATAGAAAAAGCAGTAAGGGGGAAATCCTTACTGCTTTTTCTATATGTGTTGCCGTTTTCTTATGTGTGCGATTATGGAAAGAAGGAGGCCGGTAAATTGAGAGGGGCGCGCATGATCACAGAGGCAGCGATTCAGCTCGCGCTGTTTGCCGTTTTATTTTTAATTTCTCTATACATACCATTATTAGGGATGATCGCTACATTTTTTCTATCGCTGCCGTTTATCATTTTTACGATGAGGCACGGTTACACATATGCGCTTGTTTTGCTTGTTGCCTCGCTTATTGTTTCCATGCTGATCGGTTCCGTGTTTTCTTTGCCTGCCGCATTAATGTTCGGCACGGCGGGGATTACCATAGGAGCGTTGCTAAGAAAAAATAAAAGCCGTTATGTAGTTTTATTAGCCAGCGCGTTCGTGTTTCTGATTAACATGATCGTCGATTACATCATTTCCATCAAATTTTTTGAAATGGACATCATTCAAGAATCATTTTCGGTGTTTCGCGATTCCTTTCAAACAGCGATGCAAATCATGAAAGGAATGGGGCAAGAGCCGCCTCAGCAACTGCAGGAACAACTGGAGCAAGGATTGGAACTTGTAAAGTATATAACCCCGACGTTGTTTGTCCTTGCCGCTTTTTTGCTCGCATATGTAACGATGGTTGTATCTGTGCCGATTTTAAAACGATTAAAGCTGCCGATCGGCGCGTGGCCGCCGTTTCGTGATTTTATGTTGCCAAAAAGCTTACTATGGTACTATTTGCTTGTGCTTGTTGTTTCCTTGTTTCCGCTGGAAAAGGGAACGTTTGCCTACCTCGCCGTTTTCAACATATATTATTTATTACAGTTGCTTTTTGTCGTCCAAGGCTTTTCCTTTTTACATTATGTTGCCAATAAAAAAAACGTGTCGAAGGGCGTTGTGATCGGTGGCACAATACTATGCTTGTTCCTTCCTTTTCTACTTTATCTTATCGCGATATTAGGTATAATTGATTTAGGGTTTGAGTTGCGAAAACGCATATGATCATCGAAAATAAATTATTTTATGGATTATTTCTATGTAGGAGCTGACTTGAATGTCTCATTTTTATGAAAGGAAAGCGCACCGCTATCCCTTATACGCTTTTATTGTCTTGTCGGCTGTTTTTGCGGCATTGTTGTTTTATTTTCAATGGATATTAGGGATAGTTAGCTTTTTGCTCCTCAGTTTTGTGCTTTATTATGTTATAAAGTCACAGCGGGCGTTATACGCAGAACTGGAACAATACATTTCTAATTTGTCATACCGGATAAAAAAAGTCGGCGAAGAAGCATTGATGGAAATGCCCATAGGAATTATGCTCATTAACGATGAATATGAGGTGGAATGGGCGAATCAGTTTTTGGCTTCTTGCTTTGGGGAACAGACGCTCGTAGGCCGGTCGCTGTACGATCTTGCCGATTCATTAGTTCCTTTAATAAAGCAGGAGCAAACAACCGAAGAAATCATCCACATTCGCGAAAGGCATTTTAAAGTCATTGTAAGGCGAGAGGAAAGGCTTCTTTACTTTTTCGATGTGACGGAACAAGTGGAATTGCAGAAGCAATATGAGGCGGAACGGCTAGTATTGGCGGTTATTTTCCTTGATAATTATGATGAGATAACCCAAGGAATGGATGATCAGGCAAAAAGCCAGATGAACAGTCATGTGACGTCCATGTTGAACCAATGGGCACATGATTATGGAATTTTTTTGAAACGAACGTCATCTGACCGGTTTATCGCTGTCTTAAATGAGCACATTCTTGCCCAATTGGAAAAAAGCAAATTTTCCATTTTGGACGAAGTTCGCGAACAGACGATGAAATATAATGTCCAGTTAACGTTAAGTATTGGGATCGGCGCCGGTGTGCCATCTCTTCCGGAATTAGGGGCGCTGGCGCAATCCAGTTTAGATTTAGCGTTGGGGCGCGGCGGCGACCAAGTGGCCATTAAGCAAGGCAACGGAAAAGTGAAATTTTATGGCGGAAAGACGAATCCGATGGAAAAACGAACAAGAGTCCGCGCCCGCGTCATTTCTCACGCGCTCAGGGAATTGATTGCGGAAAGCGACAAAGTGTTAATTATGGGGCATAAATATCCGGATATGGACGCGCTTGGAGCGGCGATCGGAATTTTAAAAGTGGTACAATTAAACCAAAAAGAAGGGTTTATCGTCATCGATACGGAACAAACCGATTCTGGGGCACAGCGTTTAATTGAGGAATTGAAAAAACATTCGGAGCTATGGTCAAGATTTATTAAGCCGGAACAAGGGCTTGAATTGATAACAGATGATACGCTGCTGATTATCGTTGATACGCACCGCCCTTCATTAGTGATAGAAGAAAAATTATTATACCGCACCGATCATATTGTTGTGATTGATCATCACCGCCGCGGCGAAGAATTTGTGGAAGACCCGATGCTTGTCTATATGGAGCCATATGCCTCCTCTACTTCTGAACTTGTAACAGAGCTGTTAGAATATCAGCCAAAACGCACGAAATTGGCCATGCTGGAGGCGACGGCGCTTCTTGCGGGCATTGTTGTCGATACAAAGAGTTTTACGTTCCGAACAGGTTCGCGGACGTTTGATGCGGCCTCTTATTTGCGCGCCCAAGGCGCTGACACCATTTTAGTGCAAAAACTGCTCAAAGAAAGTATCGTTAATTACGTTAAGCGGGCGAAAATCATTGAAAATGCGTCCATCGATGCGAGGGGAATCGCCATTGCCAAAGGCGATCCAAACGAAACGTACGATCAAGTGTTAATTGCGCAAACAGCTGATACGCTCTTGATGCTAAGCGGGGTCGTTGCTTCCTTTGTCATTTCCAAGCGCGCTGATCAAACGATCGGCATTAGCGCCCGCTCATTAGGAGATATCAATGTTCAAGTCATTATGGAAAGCTTAGGAGGTGGCGGCCATTTAACCAATGCGGCCGCACAGCTTTCCGACGTCACGCTCGAAGAGGCGGAACAGCGCCTGAAAGCGGCAATTAACGATTATTTAGAAGGGGGAAAAGAATCATGAAAGTGATTTTTCTTAAAGATGTAAAAGGAAAAGGAAAAAAAGGGGAAATTAAAAACGTTGCCGACGGATATGCAACTAACTTCCTTTTTAAACAAGGGCTTGCGATTGAAGCAACGCCGGCAAACATAAAAGCATTGGAAGCGCAAAAACGGAAAGAACAGCGGCAGGCGGAAGAAGAACTTGCCAAAGCAAAAGAGTTAAAAGAAAAGCTCGAACAAATAACGGTGCAATTGACGGCGAAAGCCGGGGAAGGCGGCCGTTTATTCGGATCGATAACAAGCAAGCAAATCGCGGAAGCTCTGCAAGCACAGCATCAAATTAAAATCGACAAACGGAAAATTGAGCTTGAAGATGCGATTCGTTCATTAGGCTTTACGAATGTGCCTGTGAAACTTCATCCGGAAGTGACGGCAACATTAAAAGTACATGTGGCCGAAAAGTAAAAAGATTTGTTTCCCCTTAAGATAAAGCGGTAATATCGGCAACATGAGAATAAAATGTGATTTTATGAGGGCGTTTTTCCTCATATAATCACATTTTTCTTATGACATAAAAGAAAAGACGGGGGAAAAAGGTGGTGAAATAACATGAACGATCTATTTTCGGAACGGATTCCTCCGCAAAGCATCGAAGCGGAACAGGCCGTGCTTGGCGCTGTATTTCTTGATCCTTCCGCTTTGACGTTAGCCTCGGAAATTTTAATTCCGGAAGATTTTTATCGCGCTTCCCATCAAAAAATTTTTCACGCGATGCTTCGCGTTGCGGATAAAGGCGAGCCAGTCGATCTGGTCACAGTGACAGCGGAGCTTGCTGATACGCAGCAATTAGAAGAAATTGGCGGTGTATCGTATTTAAGCGAGTTGGCTGATGCGGTGCCGACAGCAGCAAATGTCGAATATTACGCGCGTATCGTGGAAGAAAAATCGATTTTACGCCGTTTGATTCGCGCCGCTACTTCCATCGTCCAAGATGGATATACGAGGGAAGATGAAGTAGACGTTGTGCTCGATGAAGCCGAAAGAAAAATTATGGAAATTTCGCAGCGGAAGCATGCCGGCACGTTTCAAAATATTAAAGATGTGCTTGTGCAGACGTATGATAATATTGAAATGCTTCATAACCGAAAGGGAGAAGTGACGGGGATTCCGACGGGGTTTACCGAATTGGACCGCATGACAGCAGGATTTCAGCGCAGTGATTTTATTATTGTCGCCGCGCGCCCTTCTGTGGGGAAAACGGCGTTTGCGCTTAACATCGCGCAAAACGTCGCAACAAAAACGGATGAAAATGTCGCGATTTTTAGTTTGGAAATGAGCGCACAGCAGCTCGTGATGCGGATGTTGTGCGCGGAAGGAAACATTAACGCGCAAAATTTGCGGACGGGGCGGCTGACGCCGGAAGACTGGGGAAAGCTGACGATGGCGATGGGAAGCTTATCGAATGCCGGCATTTATATTGATGACACGCCGAGCATCCGCGTCAGCGATATTCGCGCCAAATGCCGCCGTTTAAAGCAGGAAAGAGGCCTTGGCATGGTCGTCATCGACTATTTGCAGCTCATTCAAGGAAGCGGCAGAAACAGGGAAAACCGCCAGCAAGAAGTTTCGGAGATTTCCCGTTCTTTAAAAGCACTGGCCCGTGAATTAGAAGTGCCGGTGATCGCTTTGTCCCAGCTTTCCCGAAGCGTT
Protein-coding regions in this window:
- the rpsR gene encoding 30S ribosomal protein S18 → MMAGRKGGRAKRRKVCYFTANGITHIDYKDVDLLKKFISERGKILPRRVTGTSAKYQRKLTVAIKRARQMALLPYVADE
- the rpsF gene encoding 30S ribosomal protein S6 — translated: MRKYEIMYIIRPNLDDEARQALVDRFNNILKENGAEITNVTDWGKRRLAYEIKKYRDGYYMIINVVSEPKAVQEFDRLARISDDIIRHIVVREEE
- the ssb gene encoding single-stranded DNA-binding protein; its protein translation is MINRVILVGRLTRDPELRYTPSGVAVATFTLAVNRPFTNQQGERETDFINCVVWRRQAENVANFLKKGSLAGVDGRLQTRSYEGQDGRRVYVTEVVADSVQFLEPKSSTEQRGTAAGGYYGEPFPFGQNQNHRNPNENDFSRIDEDPFANDGQPIDISDDDLPF
- a CDS encoding YybS family protein, whose amino-acid sequence is MRGARMITEAAIQLALFAVLFLISLYIPLLGMIATFFLSLPFIIFTMRHGYTYALVLLVASLIVSMLIGSVFSLPAALMFGTAGITIGALLRKNKSRYVVLLASAFVFLINMIVDYIISIKFFEMDIIQESFSVFRDSFQTAMQIMKGMGQEPPQQLQEQLEQGLELVKYITPTLFVLAAFLLAYVTMVVSVPILKRLKLPIGAWPPFRDFMLPKSLLWYYLLVLVVSLFPLEKGTFAYLAVFNIYYLLQLLFVVQGFSFLHYVANKKNVSKGVVIGGTILCLFLPFLLYLIAILGIIDLGFELRKRI
- the dnaB gene encoding replicative DNA helicase; amino-acid sequence: MNDLFSERIPPQSIEAEQAVLGAVFLDPSALTLASEILIPEDFYRASHQKIFHAMLRVADKGEPVDLVTVTAELADTQQLEEIGGVSYLSELADAVPTAANVEYYARIVEEKSILRRLIRAATSIVQDGYTREDEVDVVLDEAERKIMEISQRKHAGTFQNIKDVLVQTYDNIEMLHNRKGEVTGIPTGFTELDRMTAGFQRSDFIIVAARPSVGKTAFALNIAQNVATKTDENVAIFSLEMSAQQLVMRMLCAEGNINAQNLRTGRLTPEDWGKLTMAMGSLSNAGIYIDDTPSIRVSDIRAKCRRLKQERGLGMVVIDYLQLIQGSGRNRENRQQEVSEISRSLKALARELEVPVIALSQLSRSVEQRQDKRPMMSDIRESGSIEQDADIVAFLYRDDYYNKDSENKNIIEIIIAKQRNGPVGTVQLAFIKEYNKFVNLERRFDDAQIPPGA
- the rplI gene encoding 50S ribosomal protein L9, yielding MKVIFLKDVKGKGKKGEIKNVADGYATNFLFKQGLAIEATPANIKALEAQKRKEQRQAEEELAKAKELKEKLEQITVQLTAKAGEGGRLFGSITSKQIAEALQAQHQIKIDKRKIELEDAIRSLGFTNVPVKLHPEVTATLKVHVAEK
- a CDS encoding DHH family phosphoesterase — encoded protein: MSHFYERKAHRYPLYAFIVLSAVFAALLFYFQWILGIVSFLLLSFVLYYVIKSQRALYAELEQYISNLSYRIKKVGEEALMEMPIGIMLINDEYEVEWANQFLASCFGEQTLVGRSLYDLADSLVPLIKQEQTTEEIIHIRERHFKVIVRREERLLYFFDVTEQVELQKQYEAERLVLAVIFLDNYDEITQGMDDQAKSQMNSHVTSMLNQWAHDYGIFLKRTSSDRFIAVLNEHILAQLEKSKFSILDEVREQTMKYNVQLTLSIGIGAGVPSLPELGALAQSSLDLALGRGGDQVAIKQGNGKVKFYGGKTNPMEKRTRVRARVISHALRELIAESDKVLIMGHKYPDMDALGAAIGILKVVQLNQKEGFIVIDTEQTDSGAQRLIEELKKHSELWSRFIKPEQGLELITDDTLLIIVDTHRPSLVIEEKLLYRTDHIVVIDHHRRGEEFVEDPMLVYMEPYASSTSELVTELLEYQPKRTKLAMLEATALLAGIVVDTKSFTFRTGSRTFDAASYLRAQGADTILVQKLLKESIVNYVKRAKIIENASIDARGIAIAKGDPNETYDQVLIAQTADTLLMLSGVVASFVISKRADQTIGISARSLGDINVQVIMESLGGGGHLTNAAAQLSDVTLEEAEQRLKAAINDYLEGGKES
- the ychF gene encoding redox-regulated ATPase YchF, which produces MGLTAGIVGLPNVGKSTLFNAITKAGAESANYPFCTIEPNVGIVEVPDERLKVLTEMFNPKRTVPTVFEFTDIAGIVKGASKGEGLGNKFLSHIRQVDAICQVVRCFTDENITHVAGKVDPLADIETINLELIFADLETVDKRIDRVGKIAKQKDKDAMFEYDILMRLKETFEAGKPARTLSFTEEEMKVVKQLHLLTIKPMLYVANVGEEDVANPDANPFVQQVREFAQSDNAEVIVVCAKIEEEIAQLEDEEKELFLQELGIEQSGLDQLIRASYNLLGLATFFTAGEQEVRAWTFRRGMKAPECAGIIHSDFERGFIRAETVSYEDLVAAGSMAAAREAGKIRLEGKDYEVQDGDIIYFRFNV